The following are encoded in a window of Anomalospiza imberbis isolate Cuckoo-Finch-1a 21T00152 chromosome 36, ASM3175350v1, whole genome shotgun sequence genomic DNA:
- the LOC137464078 gene encoding uncharacterized protein, producing the protein MDLGKTEEKETTHIRQIYPQKELEAANNCGEHCCHHLRPLIKTEYNYLSDDDLEPHITTKHIPYTATELAKLKKEYGRLPHESETEYVFQVSLTGGDQIKLTEQEASGYWGHGVFLTTGDKRDTWSLTQCEAFWAGGTSPLERGDPIAIISTPDQLFESVHKAACLQMIHEKKLIPGFESPMQLPVKPEIMTPLIRELPETTAITLQKTIMTLSPVERLDRFLGNPTDCTGSTDPNFTPSHSSLQAAASKCSSPASSRKVWTWGEVAEDLINYCRKYGPVKTLEEKPEKTKGVRSIGIPYGKNSEKGKQSPNRQHWWSLGVQKGVPRDIIDGLPLDKLQKLITNWRHRKSNPPIQPTAPKPP; encoded by the exons ATGGacttgggca aaacagaggagaaggaaactACTCACATTAGACAGATTTACCCCCAAAAGGAACTTGAAGCAGCAAATAATTGTGGGGAACATTGCTGCCATCACTTGAGACCCCTAATTAAAACAGAGTATAATTATCTCAGTGATGATGATCTCGAACCTCACATCACAACCAAACACATACCATACACTGCCACTGAGTTAGCTAAGCTTAAAAAGGAATACGGACGCCTCCCACACGAATCAGAAACAGAATATGTTTTCCAGGTGTCCCTCACTGGTGgtgatcaaattaaattaactgaACAAGAAGCCAGTGGGTATTGGGGACATGGTGTCTTCCTAACAACGGGAGATAAACGTGACACATGGTCCCTGACACAGTGTGAGGCTTTTTGGGCCGGGGGAACGAGCCCCTTAGAAAGGGGAGATCCCATAGCTATAATTAGTACCCCTGACCAACTCTTCGAAAGTGTGCATAAAGCCGCTTGCCTGCAAATGATTCATGAGAAGAAGTTAATTCCTGGCTTTGAATCCCCAATGCAATTACCTGTGAAGCCCGAAATAATGACCCCTTTAATTCGTGAGCTTCCAGAAACTACTGCCATTACCTTACAAAAAACTATTATGACATTAAGCCCTGTGGAAAGACTGGACAGATTCCTGGGTAATCCCACTGATTGCACTGGATCTACTGATCCCAACTTTACCCCATCCCATTCATCCTTACAAGCCGCAGCTTCAAAATGCAGCTCGCCTGCCAGTAGTCGTAAAGTCTGGACATGGGGTGAAGTTGCAGAAGATTTGATTAATTACTGTAGAAAATATGGACCAGTAAAAACCCTGGAagaaaaaccagagaaaacaaaaggagttCGGTCCATTGGGATTCCTTATggtaaaaattcagaaaagggaaaacaaagccCTAACCGCCAGCATTGGTGGTCGTTAGGAGTCCAAAAAGGAGTCCCCAGAGATATAATCGATGGTTTGCCTCTTgataaattacagaaattaataaCTAATTGGCGCCATCGAAAATCAAATCCGCCAATCCAGCCCACGGCACCCAAACCTCCTTAA